The Trueperaceae bacterium genome has a segment encoding these proteins:
- a CDS encoding helix-turn-helix domain-containing protein yields MNHDADRPDGPTPPRGAVGGPPAPPDLGDWLRAAREEAGLDLATVAGHTHVRATYLEALEREDLAALPEDVYARNFLRLYARALGLDESDALQRFSRLRRLR; encoded by the coding sequence ATGAACCACGACGCCGACCGCCCCGACGGCCCCACCCCCCCACGCGGCGCCGTCGGCGGCCCCCCCGCGCCCCCCGACCTCGGCGACTGGTTGCGCGCCGCGCGGGAGGAGGCGGGCCTCGACCTCGCCACCGTCGCGGGCCACACCCACGTCCGCGCGACGTACCTCGAGGCCCTCGAACGCGAGGACCTCGCGGCGCTCCCCGAGGACGTCTACGCCCGCAACTTCCTGCGCCTGTACGCCCGCGCCCTCGGGCTGGACGAGAGCGACGCGCTGCAGCGCTTCTCCCGCCTCCGCCGCCTCCGC
- a CDS encoding pseudouridine-5'-phosphate glycosidase yields the protein MAFSVAPRVRAALDEGVAVVALESTVVTHGLPRPDNLALARGLEATVRENGGEPATVGVLDGTVVVGLEDDDLVRLAEPGADKASTWNLAALVAHGRDAGTTVATTLYAAQRAGIETFATGGIGGVHPGGGYDESADLAALARTPLVTVCAGPKSLLDAAATLERLESAGVAVVGYGTDHLAGFHVATTDLRVPARADDPATVARIKRAQDALGQPQALLLAQPVDPGLDADAYAGWLRAAYADADAAGIAGRDATPYLLDALARHSDGATVDVNLRLLHANAALATRVAAALTSTPTGGST from the coding sequence ATGGCGTTCTCCGTCGCCCCCCGCGTCCGCGCCGCCCTCGACGAGGGCGTCGCCGTCGTGGCGCTCGAATCCACGGTCGTCACCCACGGCCTCCCCCGCCCCGACAACCTCGCCCTCGCGCGCGGCCTCGAGGCCACCGTCCGCGAGAACGGCGGCGAACCGGCGACCGTCGGCGTGCTCGACGGCACCGTCGTCGTCGGGCTCGAGGACGACGACCTCGTGCGCCTCGCCGAACCCGGCGCCGACAAGGCCTCCACCTGGAACCTCGCCGCCCTCGTCGCGCACGGCCGCGACGCCGGCACGACCGTCGCCACCACCCTCTACGCCGCGCAACGCGCCGGCATCGAGACGTTCGCGACCGGCGGCATCGGCGGGGTCCACCCCGGCGGCGGCTACGACGAGTCCGCCGACCTCGCCGCCCTCGCCCGCACCCCCCTCGTCACGGTCTGCGCCGGCCCTAAGAGCCTCCTCGACGCCGCCGCCACCCTCGAACGCCTCGAGAGCGCCGGCGTCGCGGTCGTCGGCTACGGCACCGACCACCTCGCCGGCTTCCACGTCGCCACCACCGACCTGCGGGTCCCCGCCCGCGCCGACGACCCCGCCACCGTCGCGCGCATCAAACGCGCCCAGGACGCCCTCGGGCAACCCCAGGCCCTGCTGCTCGCGCAGCCGGTCGATCCCGGCCTCGACGCCGACGCCTACGCCGGCTGGTTGCGCGCGGCGTACGCCGACGCCGACGCCGCCGGGATCGCCGGCCGCGACGCCACCCCGTACCTCCTCGACGCGCTGGCGCGCCACTCGGACGGCGCGACCGTCGACGTCAACCTCCGCCTCCTGCACGCCAACGCCGCGCTCGCCACGCGCGTCGCGGCGGCGTTGACGTCCACCCCGACCGGAGGGTCCACATGA
- a CDS encoding FUN14 domain-containing protein, translated as MELPALGPLLPLVEQVGFGAVAGFVAGFAVKKLGKLAALLLGTLFVVVQGLAWVGYVQVNWSAVQADAEPWVEAAALREGWGALLDVLTYNLPFAAAFVPGLLLGLRRG; from the coding sequence GTGGAACTCCCCGCCCTCGGTCCGCTCCTTCCGCTCGTCGAGCAGGTGGGGTTCGGTGCGGTCGCCGGCTTCGTCGCCGGGTTCGCCGTGAAGAAGCTCGGGAAGCTCGCGGCGTTGCTGCTGGGCACCCTGTTCGTGGTGGTGCAGGGGCTGGCGTGGGTGGGCTACGTGCAGGTGAACTGGTCGGCGGTGCAGGCGGACGCCGAACCGTGGGTGGAGGCGGCGGCGTTGCGTGAGGGGTGGGGGGCGTTGCTGGACGTGCTGACGTACAACCTGCCGTTCGCGGCGGCGTTCGTGCCGGGCCTCCTCCTCGGCCTCCGGCGTGGCTGA
- the groES gene encoding co-chaperone GroES → MTLKPLGDRIVVEVIDEPQTTASGIVLPDTAQEKSQRGKVIAVGSGKLLDNGDRAAMEVSEGDTVVFAKYGGTEISLDGRELMILNERDVHAVID, encoded by the coding sequence ATGACGCTCAAACCCCTCGGGGACCGCATCGTCGTCGAAGTGATCGACGAGCCGCAGACCACGGCCAGCGGCATCGTCCTGCCCGACACCGCGCAGGAGAAGAGCCAGCGCGGCAAGGTGATCGCCGTCGGCTCGGGCAAGCTGCTCGACAACGGCGACCGCGCCGCCATGGAGGTGTCGGAGGGCGACACCGTCGTGTTCGCCAAGTACGGCGGCACCGAAATCAGCCTCGACGGACGCGAGTTGATGATCCTCAACGAACGCGACGTCCACGCCGTCATCGACTGA
- the groL gene encoding chaperonin GroEL (60 kDa chaperone family; promotes refolding of misfolded polypeptides especially under stressful conditions; forms two stacked rings of heptamers to form a barrel-shaped 14mer; ends can be capped by GroES; misfolded proteins enter the barrel where they are refolded when GroES binds): MAKDLYFKEEARRSLERGVNAVANAVKVTLGPKGRNVVLEKKFGSPTITKDGVTVAKDIELSNHLENIGAKLLIEIASKTNDITGDGTTTATVLGQSIVREGLRNVAAGANPLALKRGIEQGVDAAVDAIHGMANPVEDSKAVAEVASISANDASVGQLIADAMDKVGRDGVITVEESKSLDTELDVVEGMQFDKGYLSPYFVTDSDAMEAVLEDAYLLIHEKKISALKDLLPVLEQVAQTGKPLMIIAEDIEGEALATLVVNKLRGTLNIAAVKAPGFGDRRKEMLKDIAAVTGGEVISEELGHKLENVRIDQLGQAKRVRISKDETTIIEGQGDAASIEARVKGIRTEIDNTDSDYAREKLQERLAKLAGGVAVIRVGAATETELKEKKHRFEDALSTARSAVEEGVVAGGGVTLIHAVAAVQKVIDGLDGDERTGASILVRALEEPARQIAENAGAEGSVVANAIKAKNDGKYGYNAATDAYVDDMFGAGIVDPTKVTRTALQNAGSIGALLLTTEAVVADQPEDDDAGAAGGAGDMGGMGGMGGMGGMDF, translated from the coding sequence ATGGCCAAAGATCTGTACTTCAAGGAAGAGGCGCGCCGCAGCCTCGAGCGCGGCGTCAACGCCGTCGCCAACGCCGTCAAGGTCACGCTCGGGCCGAAGGGCCGCAACGTCGTCCTCGAGAAGAAGTTCGGCAGCCCGACCATCACCAAGGACGGCGTCACCGTCGCCAAGGACATCGAGCTCTCCAACCACCTCGAGAACATCGGCGCGAAACTGCTGATCGAGATCGCCAGCAAGACGAACGACATCACCGGGGACGGCACCACCACCGCCACGGTGCTCGGCCAGTCGATCGTTCGCGAAGGCCTGCGCAACGTCGCCGCCGGCGCCAACCCGCTCGCGCTCAAGCGCGGCATCGAGCAGGGCGTCGACGCCGCCGTCGACGCGATCCACGGCATGGCGAACCCGGTCGAGGACAGCAAGGCCGTCGCCGAAGTCGCCTCGATCAGCGCGAACGACGCCTCCGTCGGCCAACTCATCGCCGACGCGATGGACAAGGTCGGCCGCGACGGCGTCATCACCGTCGAGGAAAGCAAGTCGCTCGACACCGAACTCGACGTCGTCGAAGGCATGCAGTTCGACAAGGGCTACCTCAGCCCCTACTTCGTCACCGACAGCGACGCGATGGAAGCGGTCCTCGAGGACGCCTACCTGCTGATCCACGAGAAGAAGATCAGCGCCCTCAAGGACCTCCTGCCCGTCCTCGAGCAGGTCGCGCAGACCGGCAAGCCGCTCATGATCATCGCCGAGGACATCGAGGGCGAAGCCCTCGCGACGCTCGTCGTGAACAAGCTGCGCGGCACGCTCAACATCGCCGCGGTCAAGGCGCCCGGGTTCGGCGACCGCCGCAAGGAGATGCTCAAGGACATCGCGGCCGTCACCGGCGGCGAGGTCATCAGCGAGGAGCTCGGCCACAAGCTCGAGAACGTCCGCATCGACCAGCTGGGCCAGGCCAAGCGCGTGCGCATCAGCAAGGACGAAACGACGATCATCGAGGGCCAGGGCGACGCCGCCTCCATCGAGGCGCGCGTCAAGGGCATCCGCACCGAGATCGACAACACCGACAGCGACTACGCCCGCGAGAAGCTCCAGGAACGCCTCGCGAAGCTCGCCGGGGGCGTCGCCGTCATCCGCGTCGGGGCGGCCACGGAAACCGAACTCAAGGAGAAGAAGCACCGCTTCGAGGACGCCCTCTCCACCGCCCGCTCCGCGGTCGAGGAAGGGGTCGTCGCCGGCGGGGGCGTGACGCTCATCCACGCCGTCGCCGCGGTGCAGAAGGTCATCGACGGCCTCGACGGCGACGAGCGCACCGGCGCCAGCATCCTCGTGCGCGCGCTCGAGGAGCCGGCCCGCCAGATCGCCGAGAACGCCGGCGCCGAGGGCTCCGTCGTCGCCAACGCCATCAAGGCCAAGAACGACGGCAAGTACGGCTACAACGCCGCGACCGACGCCTACGTCGACGACATGTTCGGCGCCGGCATCGTCGACCCGACCAAGGTCACCCGCACGGCGCTGCAGAACGCCGGCTCGATCGGTGCGCTGCTGCTCACCACCGAAGCGGTCGTCGCCGACCAGCCCGAGGACGACGACGCCGGCGCGGCCGGCGGCGCCGGCGACATGGGCGGCATGGGCGGCATGGGTGGCATGGGCGGCATGGACTTCTGA